GGCCACGATGTTCTCGTAGAGGTGCACCGTCTTGACGGCGCCGACGCGATTGATCTTCCAGACCGTGTCGGCCGGCGTGTGGTAGTCCGCGTGGAAGTCGGCGATGATCGAGAACAGCACCGGAATACCCGCGCGGTAGAACGGCGTGTGGTCGCTCGCCCCGCTCATGGTCTCGGGCACCACGATCTCCAGCCCGCTATCCGCAAAGTACGGCTCGATGAACTCGCTCATGCCCTCGCCCGTGAACCCGCCGGCCATCAGCAGGCGGTCGTTGCTCACGCGGCCGATCATGTCCCAGTTGCACATCAGTACGTGGTCCTCGGCCGGCACGATCGGGTTGCGGGTGTAGTAGAACGACCCGTTCAGCCCGCTCTCCTCTGCGTCGAAGCCCACGATCAGGATCGAACGGCGCGGGCGGTCGTCGCCTTCGAGCCGCTTGCCCAGGCGGTCGGCCAGCAGCAGCAGCGCCGCCGTGCCCGAGGCGTTGTCGTCGGCGCCCGGGTGCAGTTCGCCCGGCCCGGAGCGCGAGCCGAAGTAGCCCATGCCCAGGTGGTCGAGGTGCGCGCCCACGACGATCCACTCGTCGGCCAGGTCGCCCACGCCCTGCAGCACGCCGCCGACGTTCTCGGCCATCAGGGCCTTGCGCTCGGCCATGCCATCGAGCTGCATCTCGAAGCCAAGTTCCTTCGCCGACGCGTCCTCGTCGGCGTGGCGACGAAGCTCGAGCATGGTCATGTCGCTACCCATGGCCTGCATCATGCGGTCGCCCGCGGTGTGCGAGAGCATCATCACGGGAACGTCGGCCTGCGCACCACCCTGGAAGCGAGCCAAGCGCTCGGCGCGGTTGTCCGACGCGCCGGGCGGGTTGATGATCACGATGCCAGCCGGCCCGCGCTCGGCAACATTGCCGACCTTGTTGCGGAACGCCGCACGTCCGCTCCAGCCACGCCGCCCCTCGTTCCACCGGCTGTTGCCGTCCTCGTCCATGGGCTCGAAGCGGAAGAGCACCGCGATCTTGCCCTCGAGCGACTCGATCCCATCGAAGTTGTTGTAGCCGTCGGGGCCATCTTCCATGCCGTAGCCGACGAACACGGCCTCGCCCGACACGGTGCCGTTCTGGCCCATGCCGGTCAGCATGAAGTCCTCTTCGGCTTCGAGTTCGATGCGCTTGCCGCCCATCGAGGCCGACATCGACTCGCGCTCGACCGTCCACGTGCCCGACAGCGGGAAGGGCTGGCGGTAGCTCGAGAAGGCGTTGCCGTCGGCATCCTCGAAGGCCGGCGTCAGGCCAGACTCGCGGAGGTAGTACTCGATGTAGTCCTTGGCCCGCTCGGCACCCTCGGAGCCGGGCACGCGACCCTGCATGTACGGGCTCGCCAGCGACGAGATGTGCACGTCGAACGTGCGCACGTCCTCGGGCATCTGCGAGAGCACGTCGGCGATCGGCGAGCCTTCGATGCTCTGGACGCTGCCGTGATCGTCGTGCCCATCACGGTCGGTCAGTCCCCACGCCGAACAGGCGGCGGCCAGGGCGAGGAGAACGGCGGGGGTTCGGAGGGTCTTCGTCTGCATGGGTCGGGTTCCTTTCGCCCAAGGGAGATGCGCGGGGGATCCCGCCACGTCAGGGCTCGCTAGGAGCAATATAGAGGACCTGACGTACCATCGTTGCGTGCGGATACCCCTGAAAATCGCGTTCCCAGCCCTGTTCTGCTGCCTCTGGGGGTCCGTGGCCGCCGCCGTGCATCCCCAGGACGGACCGCACGCCGACCTCCGCCTGGCCATCGGCGGCGAGGGCGTGACCTTCCAGGTCGGCCTCAACCTCGCCTTCATGGACGAGGCGGTCGGCCAGTCCCGGGAATCGATCGACCAGATCGACCCCGTCGAGGCGGAGGCGCTCGAGCAGGCCATGCGGGCCTTCATGGCCTCGGACGTCGTCGTCGAGATCGACGGCCGGATCATCCAGCCCGACGTTCAGTCGTACGAGTTCTTCGACGAGCCCGAGCCCTGGATGATCGGCGTGTTCCCCAAGTACGGCGCCCGCGCCCTCATCCGCTGCGCCATCACCGCGCGCTACGACGCCACAGACCCGCAGGTCGTCAAGGTCACCTGGCCGACCTACCCGCGGGACCTCGTCGCCGTCGAGCTCGAGGGCATGACCGGCCCCGACGGCCAGGCGCCATTCATGGTGCTCGAAGCCCTGGTCCAGACCTCCGACGGCACCGTCGACATCGCGCAGTTCAGCACGGCCAAGCCCACCATCGAGTGGTACGCCGACCAGTCGGGCGATGCCCGCTACGCCGCCATCCCACCGACGCCCATCGCCAGCGAGCCCCTCCGGCTCTCGCTGCTCGGACCCATCCTCTTCCTCGTGGGCTTGCAGGCGGCCGTCATCGTGATCCGCAAGAAGAAAGCGCTCGCGGGCGCAGCGATCCTCGTCGCTGCCGTCGCGTCGGGCATCGCCGCGGCCATCGTGATGCCGCTGCTGGCCGTCCCCATCCCCGGCACCGGCGGCGGGCCCGCGCTGCCCAGCGACGAGCAGGCCGCTGCCATCTTCGAGCCACTGCACGACAACCTCTATAAGGCCTTTGATTATGGCAGCGAGGGCGAGATCTACGACGCGCTGGAGCGCTCGGTCAGCGGCCCGCTGCTCGAGAGCCTGTACACCCAGGTCTACAACTCGCTGGTGCAGGCCGAGCAAGGCGGCATGCTGGGCATCGTCACTGGCGTCGATCCGATCGACCTGAGCGTCCGATCCATCGCCACCGACGACGAGGGCCGCGCGCGCATCGAAGCCCGCCACCGCTGGAGCGTCGAGGGCACGGTCTACCACTGGGGCCACAGCCACACCCGCGTGCACGAATACGAGGCCGACTACACCATCGCCGCCCTGGACCAGGGCTGGCGGATCGTGGGCCAGCGGATGCTCGAGCAGCGACGCGTCGACGAAGACGGCGTGATCGACACGCCCGAGCGCGACGCGTTCTAGCGACGCCGGCGGCCGAGCAACACACCCGACCCGATCACGAGCGCACCCGCCGGAGCCGGTACGACGCGGATGGTGGCCTCACCCGCAACCAGATCGCCAAGCCGAGACTCGCCGAAGACGCTGTCGCGTGAGGGGTACACGTCGAAGCGCGAGGTCAGGGTCGAGAGGCGAACATCCAGCGGCAACACGTCGGAGGGTGCGGTGTACGTTGCACTCCAGAACGCGATGGGGTTGGTGCCCATCGTGCCACACGGCGGACAATTGAGCTGGCCGGCGAGGATGCCCTCGATGCCCGTGGCGGCCGCGCTGCCGGGCTGGGTGCCGGGGCCGTTCATGGGCTCGACCAGTCGCCAGTCGCTCAGGCCACGGGCGCCTTGCGAGCTCACGAAGTCGGTCTCGACGAAGGCCATCGCCCATTCGCTTGGATCGTGGCCGGCCCACAGCGTGATCGTGGTGCTCTCGCTCGGCATGAGCACCGGCTGATCGACTTCGATCGTGATGGCCGGCTGCCCCACCGCTCGGCTTGCAAGTGCGATGACGACTCCGAGAACCAGCATCCGCATCGCGTACCTCCCACGAACAGGCCACTCAACCCCCAGACCGGTTCGCCTGGCGCCGAGGCCGGTTCCGCCAACCCAGACGAGAGCCTATCACTACCCGTGTCCGCCCCGCTGCTGCGAGCAACGAACCTGAGCCACGCCTTCGACCAAGCCGAGGGCCCGTTGTTCGAGTTGCCGGGCTTCGAGGTCGCCGCCGGCCGGCACGCCGCGGTCGTCGGCCCCAGCGGCTGCGGCAAGACCACGCTGTTGCGCTTGCTCACGGGCATCCTCTCTCCGACCGCCGGCACGATCGAACTCGACGGACACCGGCTCGACCAACGAAGCGAAGCCCGCCGCCGCGCCCTCCGCATCGCCACCGTCGGCTTCGTCTTCCAGCGCTTCGCGCTGCTGGACTACTGCACGGCCCTCGAGAACATCCTGCTCCCGCTCCGCCTGCATGGCTCGGTCGCGCTCGATGGCAATGCCCGCGACCGCGCGCGCGAGCTCGCCGAGCGCACCGGCATCGCACACACGCTCAAGCGCCGGCCCGATCGCCTCAGCCAGGGCGAGCAGCAGCGCGTCGCCATCTGCCGGGCGCTCATCACGAACCCGAAGCTGATTGCCTGCGACGAACCGACTGGCAACCTCGACCCCGCACGAGCCGCATCGATCATGGACCTGATCCTGGAACAAGCCGAGCACACGGGCGCGACGGTGCTACTGGTCACCCACGATCACCTCCTACTGCCACGCTTCGAGCACGTGCTCGACATGGGCAAGCTCGCGCACGAGGCTGCCGTCACATGAGGCTCCTGCCGCTCATCTGGTGGCACGCCTGGCGGCACCGCGGCCGGTCGGCCCTGCTGGTCGGGTGCGTGGCCATCGCTCTGCTCGTCCCGCTGCTCAGCCGATCGCTCGCCGCGCGGTTCGAGGCCACCCAGCGTGAGCGCGCCGAGATGGCTCCCTTGGTCGTCGGCGCTAAGGGCGGCCGCTTCGACCTCGTCCTCGCCTCGCTCTACTTCCGCCCTGCACCGCTCGACCCGCTGGAACACCGCCACTTCGATCGACTCTCGCAGGATCCGCTAGCGACGGCCGTCCCCATCCATGCACGATTCACGGCCGCCGGCGACCCGATCGTCGCGACCGACGTCGGCTATTTCCAGCGCCCGGCTGTGCCGCTACCGCTCGCCGATGGCCGCATCTTTGCGCGCATGGGAGAGGCGGTCGTCGGCGCGAACGTCGCCGCGCGGCACGGCCTTGCCCCCGGCTCTTCGATCTTCAGCGACGTTGCCGAGGCGTACGACATCACCAAGCCGCCCTCGCTCAAGCTCAACGTCGTCGGCGTGCTCGCTCCCACCGGCACGAGCGACGACGAGGCCCTGTTCGTCGACCTCGAGACCGCGTGGCTGCTCGAAGGCTTCGCCCACGGCCACGATGACGCCGAGCAGATCGATCGCCCAGACCTCGTGATCGCCCGCGATCAGGACCGCGTCGCGCTGAGCGAGGCCCTGCGGACCTACCAGGAAGTCACCGAGGAGAACGCCGCCAGCTTCCACGTCCACGGCTCACGCGACGCCTTCCCGCTCACGGCGGTGCTTCTCTACCCCGTCGATGCGCGCGCCAAGACCATCTTGAGCGCCCGGCTCAACGCCCGCGACGATCTCCAGGCCATCGAGCCGAGTCAGGTCGTCGACGAGCTCATCGCCTTCGTCGTGCGCCTGCGGCTGGTCTTCGACGCCATCTCCGTGGTGCTGGCCGCCAGCACCGCGGCGCTCATCGCCCTCATTGCCGTGCTTGGCTACCGCCTGCGGGCCGACGAGCTGCGCACCCTGGCCGACATGGGCGCCTCGCGCGCGACCGCGGCGGTGCTGGTGGGCGGCGAGCTCCTGGCCCTCGTACTGCTCGGTATTGGTCTGGCCGGTTCGCTTGCCTGGCTGGCGATCCTGCTGGTAAGCCGTGCATCGGCATTCGTATAGTCTGCGAACCGGCACGAGAAGGAGAGCCTCCCCATGCGCACGCCCATCGTCCTCGCGTCCACGATCCTGATCTCGCTCGCGGGCACGGCCCTGACCGGCTGCCAGGAAGAGCAGTCTCCGGCCGGTGGCCAGTCCGCATCGATCACCGATGAAGTCGCCACCACCTTCTATCCGACCACGTACTTCGCCGAGCGCATCAGCGGCGATCTCGTCGCCGTGCGGAGCGGGCTGCCAGAGGGCGAAGACCCGATCTTCTGGCAGCCCGACGCGGCCACGCTGAGCAACTATCAGAACGCGAAGCTCGTCATCACGAACGGGGCCGATTTCGAAAAGTGGGTCGCCGGCGCCGCCCTGCCGCGCGGCCGGACCGTCGAGAGCCTGAGCGACGCCGACCTCGACGCCACCGGTGGTCCCATCACGATGGAGACCACCACGCACAGCCACGGCCCGAGCGGCGAGCACACGCACGAGGGGCTCGACGGCCACACCTGGGTCAGCCCCGACATCGCCATCGTGCAGGCGACCAACATCGCCGAGGCCATGAAGACCGCCTGGCCGCAGCACGCCGAGGCGTTCGACGCCAACCTCGCGTCGCTGGTCGAAGACCTCGAGATGCTCCGCGTCTCGCTGGACGACCTCACGCCCCTCGTCGGCGAGCACCGCCTGCTCGCCAGCCACCCCGCGTACAACTACCTCGCCCGTGACTTGGGCTGGGACGTGCACAACCTCGACCTCGACCCCGAGAGCGACGACGTGCAGGCGATCGTCGATGCCGTGCACGATGCGTTGCATCACCACGAGGACCACGCGCACGATCACGAGCATGGCGAGGATCACGGCCACGACCATTCGCACGAAGAGGGCCGCGCACATGACGAGGGCGACGGCGACCAAGACCACGACCACGAGCACTCGCACGGCGACGAGCCCGTAATCCTGCTCTGGGAGGGCGAGCCGACCGGGGCCATCCGCGCCGCGATCGCCGACGAACTGGGCGTCACGAGCGTGCTCTTCACCCCGGCCGAAGGCCAGCCCGAGTCCGGGGACTACATGGACGCCATGCGGGCCAACCTCGATCGGCTCCGCGAAGCGCTCGGCGGCTGAGGGCCCGTACCCTCCGGCATGCTGCGAACCGCCACGCTTGCCGCCCTCGCCCCATTCGCCTTAACGCTCCCGGCCTGCGGCCAACGGGCCGAGTTGCCGACCTCGGGCCCCTCGCCGATCTATTCGAACAGCGAGGAAGACAGCCCCAAGGCCACCGGCTATCGCACGGAGACCGTGATCGAGGGGCTGGGCCGCCCCTGGTCCGTCGCGTGGCTGCCCGATGGCGGCGTGCTCATCACCGAGCGCGGCGGGCGCGTGGTGCTG
This Phycisphaerales bacterium DNA region includes the following protein-coding sequences:
- a CDS encoding M28 family peptidase, with the translated sequence MQTKTLRTPAVLLALAAACSAWGLTDRDGHDDHGSVQSIEGSPIADVLSQMPEDVRTFDVHISSLASPYMQGRVPGSEGAERAKDYIEYYLRESGLTPAFEDADGNAFSSYRQPFPLSGTWTVERESMSASMGGKRIELEAEEDFMLTGMGQNGTVSGEAVFVGYGMEDGPDGYNNFDGIESLEGKIAVLFRFEPMDEDGNSRWNEGRRGWSGRAAFRNKVGNVAERGPAGIVIINPPGASDNRAERLARFQGGAQADVPVMMLSHTAGDRMMQAMGSDMTMLELRRHADEDASAKELGFEMQLDGMAERKALMAENVGGVLQGVGDLADEWIVVGAHLDHLGMGYFGSRSGPGELHPGADDNASGTAALLLLADRLGKRLEGDDRPRRSILIVGFDAEESGLNGSFYYTRNPIVPAEDHVLMCNWDMIGRVSNDRLLMAGGFTGEGMSEFIEPYFADSGLEIVVPETMSGASDHTPFYRAGIPVLFSIIADFHADYHTPADTVWKINRVGAVKTVHLYENIVADVAVRPERFRFVSPEEQRQQREAAEANRPAVSVYVGVVVDSDAEGDGVVLAEISEGSPAARAGLRAGDRLIRWDGQKLTDADAWRQLLARHSADDTVNVGVKRGEEEVTLEITLAGR
- a CDS encoding ABC transporter ATP-binding protein; this translates as MSAPLLRATNLSHAFDQAEGPLFELPGFEVAAGRHAAVVGPSGCGKTTLLRLLTGILSPTAGTIELDGHRLDQRSEARRRALRIATVGFVFQRFALLDYCTALENILLPLRLHGSVALDGNARDRARELAERTGIAHTLKRRPDRLSQGEQQRVAICRALITNPKLIACDEPTGNLDPARAASIMDLILEQAEHTGATVLLVTHDHLLLPRFEHVLDMGKLAHEAAVT
- a CDS encoding metal ABC transporter substrate-binding protein; its protein translation is MRTPIVLASTILISLAGTALTGCQEEQSPAGGQSASITDEVATTFYPTTYFAERISGDLVAVRSGLPEGEDPIFWQPDAATLSNYQNAKLVITNGADFEKWVAGAALPRGRTVESLSDADLDATGGPITMETTTHSHGPSGEHTHEGLDGHTWVSPDIAIVQATNIAEAMKTAWPQHAEAFDANLASLVEDLEMLRVSLDDLTPLVGEHRLLASHPAYNYLARDLGWDVHNLDLDPESDDVQAIVDAVHDALHHHEDHAHDHEHGEDHGHDHSHEEGRAHDEGDGDQDHDHEHSHGDEPVILLWEGEPTGAIRAAIADELGVTSVLFTPAEGQPESGDYMDAMRANLDRLREALGG